A section of the Osmia lignaria lignaria isolate PbOS001 chromosome 3, iyOsmLign1, whole genome shotgun sequence genome encodes:
- the net gene encoding atonal bHLH transcription factor 8-like protein net isoform X1: MTHRVLESISELSTLMKVGGGMTGSEKDAGFCSGGDEDDMSGLHSPSASEDSVEVQVTPISLKNKRKLAEPRKIQEPSTAPLKKRRFEQIEEEIVQDEESRTLRSPSPFRPWNCSSKSIDSKLSSSMITEKNGVERPSVFSLLSDAPPFSVTSLTSKRINRVDDSDNILEDDRERGQNSENNDVCGNSEGNKESRRRRNELQTNRDHLPPRLRHATREKFDSSTVTSVTETTSTVTSTSVLRSTTMHTRLQEEPLSLVLREDVTSRVPSHPAINGSYEKPCSYTVERPNVSSALLSSSSASLSSLSSLSSSASSSSSSSSSSSSSSSSSSSSSSSSSSSSSSSSSSSLSSSLSSSSSSFHRQPNHRTDSSTGSGSFSTAMSTTATITTTATATTTTTTTNIQTGHSRQHPVAGQQRNYKNMTRERRIEANARERTRVHTISAAFDTLRRAIPAYSHNQKLSKLSVLRIACSYIMTLGKIVNPTVENEPTNGTSLRACVDLVSRTIQTEGKLRKRKED; the protein is encoded by the exons ATGACCCATCGCGTGCTGGAATCCATCTCGGAGCTGTCCACATTGATGAAAG tCGGTGGTGGGATGACTGGTTCCGAAAAGGATGCTGGTTTCTGTAGCGGAGGCGACGAGGACGACATGTCTGGTCTCCACTCGCCGAGCGCCTCGGAGGATAGCGTGGAGGTGCAGGTAACGCCTATATCCTTGAAGAACAAGAGGAAACTAGCCGAACCACGAAAGATTCAGGAACCTAGTACGGCACCATTGAAGAAGAGAAGATTCGAGCAAATCGAGGAAGAAATCGTGCAGGACGAAGAGTCCAGAACTCTTCGATCACCGAGTCCGTTCAGACCATGGAACTGTTCCAGCAAAAGCATCGATTCGAAACTCTCGTCGTCGATGATAACTGAGAAGAACGGTGTGGAAAGACCGAGTGTGTTCTCCTTACTCTCGGACGCACCACCGTTCTCCGTAACGTCTCTTACCTCGAAGCGAATAAATCGTGTAGACGACAGCGACAACATCCTCGAGGATGATCGCGAACGCGGTCAGAATTCAGAGAATAACGATGTTTGTGGAAATTCCGAGGGAAACAAAGAGTCCCGAAGAAGACGAAACGAGTTACAGACAAACCGAGACCATCTACCGCCAAGGTTGCGTCATGCGACTCGTGAAAAATTCGATTCATCGACAGTAACCAGCGTTACGGAAACAACCTCGACGGTCACCTCAACGTCTGTACTACGATCCACGACGATGCATACGAGGTTGCAAGAAGAACCATTGTCGCTCGTCCTGAGAGAAGACGTAACCAGCAGGGTGCCCTCGCATCCAGCAATAAACGGAAGTTACGAAAAACCCTGTTCGTACACCGTCGAACGACCAAACGTCTCGTCCGCTTTGTTATCCTCTTCCTCCGCTTCCCTCTCTTCGTTATCCTCCTTGTCATCTTCCGcatcgtcctcgtcctcgtcctcgtcctcttcctcttcctcttcctcttcctcgtccTCGTCTTCATCCtcatcctcgtcgtcgtcgtcgtcgtcgtcgtcgtcgtcattgtCCTCCTCTCTATCATCATCCTCCTCGTCGTTTCATCGTCAACCGAATCATCGAACCGACTCCTCCACTGGCAGTGGTTCCTTCTCAACGGCGATGTCTACGACCGCAACCATTACGACCACCGCCACTGCCAcaactaccaccaccaccacgaaCATCCAAACCGGTCACTCGAGGCAACATCCAGTAGCGGGTCAACAGAGAAATTACAAGAATATGACCCGAGAAAGGAGAATAGAAGCGAACGCGAGAGAAAGAACGAGAGTGCATACGATAAGCGCCGCGTTCGACACTCTCAGACGAGCCATTCCTGCTTATTCTCATAATCAAAAGTTATCAAAGTTGTCCGTTTTGAGAATCGCCTGCAGTTACATTATGACTCTTGGTAAAATCGTGAACCCTACCGTGGAAAACGAGCCGACCAATGGTACTTCACTGAGGGCCTGCGTCGATCTCGTTTCCAGGACCATCCAAACCGAAGGCAAACtgcgaaagagaaaagaagactGA
- the net gene encoding atonal bHLH transcription factor 8-like protein net isoform X2, which produces MTGSEKDAGFCSGGDEDDMSGLHSPSASEDSVEVQVTPISLKNKRKLAEPRKIQEPSTAPLKKRRFEQIEEEIVQDEESRTLRSPSPFRPWNCSSKSIDSKLSSSMITEKNGVERPSVFSLLSDAPPFSVTSLTSKRINRVDDSDNILEDDRERGQNSENNDVCGNSEGNKESRRRRNELQTNRDHLPPRLRHATREKFDSSTVTSVTETTSTVTSTSVLRSTTMHTRLQEEPLSLVLREDVTSRVPSHPAINGSYEKPCSYTVERPNVSSALLSSSSASLSSLSSLSSSASSSSSSSSSSSSSSSSSSSSSSSSSSSSSSSSSSSLSSSLSSSSSSFHRQPNHRTDSSTGSGSFSTAMSTTATITTTATATTTTTTTNIQTGHSRQHPVAGQQRNYKNMTRERRIEANARERTRVHTISAAFDTLRRAIPAYSHNQKLSKLSVLRIACSYIMTLGKIVNPTVENEPTNGTSLRACVDLVSRTIQTEGKLRKRKED; this is translated from the coding sequence ATGACTGGTTCCGAAAAGGATGCTGGTTTCTGTAGCGGAGGCGACGAGGACGACATGTCTGGTCTCCACTCGCCGAGCGCCTCGGAGGATAGCGTGGAGGTGCAGGTAACGCCTATATCCTTGAAGAACAAGAGGAAACTAGCCGAACCACGAAAGATTCAGGAACCTAGTACGGCACCATTGAAGAAGAGAAGATTCGAGCAAATCGAGGAAGAAATCGTGCAGGACGAAGAGTCCAGAACTCTTCGATCACCGAGTCCGTTCAGACCATGGAACTGTTCCAGCAAAAGCATCGATTCGAAACTCTCGTCGTCGATGATAACTGAGAAGAACGGTGTGGAAAGACCGAGTGTGTTCTCCTTACTCTCGGACGCACCACCGTTCTCCGTAACGTCTCTTACCTCGAAGCGAATAAATCGTGTAGACGACAGCGACAACATCCTCGAGGATGATCGCGAACGCGGTCAGAATTCAGAGAATAACGATGTTTGTGGAAATTCCGAGGGAAACAAAGAGTCCCGAAGAAGACGAAACGAGTTACAGACAAACCGAGACCATCTACCGCCAAGGTTGCGTCATGCGACTCGTGAAAAATTCGATTCATCGACAGTAACCAGCGTTACGGAAACAACCTCGACGGTCACCTCAACGTCTGTACTACGATCCACGACGATGCATACGAGGTTGCAAGAAGAACCATTGTCGCTCGTCCTGAGAGAAGACGTAACCAGCAGGGTGCCCTCGCATCCAGCAATAAACGGAAGTTACGAAAAACCCTGTTCGTACACCGTCGAACGACCAAACGTCTCGTCCGCTTTGTTATCCTCTTCCTCCGCTTCCCTCTCTTCGTTATCCTCCTTGTCATCTTCCGcatcgtcctcgtcctcgtcctcgtcctcttcctcttcctcttcctcttcctcgtccTCGTCTTCATCCtcatcctcgtcgtcgtcgtcgtcgtcgtcgtcgtcgtcattgtCCTCCTCTCTATCATCATCCTCCTCGTCGTTTCATCGTCAACCGAATCATCGAACCGACTCCTCCACTGGCAGTGGTTCCTTCTCAACGGCGATGTCTACGACCGCAACCATTACGACCACCGCCACTGCCAcaactaccaccaccaccacgaaCATCCAAACCGGTCACTCGAGGCAACATCCAGTAGCGGGTCAACAGAGAAATTACAAGAATATGACCCGAGAAAGGAGAATAGAAGCGAACGCGAGAGAAAGAACGAGAGTGCATACGATAAGCGCCGCGTTCGACACTCTCAGACGAGCCATTCCTGCTTATTCTCATAATCAAAAGTTATCAAAGTTGTCCGTTTTGAGAATCGCCTGCAGTTACATTATGACTCTTGGTAAAATCGTGAACCCTACCGTGGAAAACGAGCCGACCAATGGTACTTCACTGAGGGCCTGCGTCGATCTCGTTTCCAGGACCATCCAAACCGAAGGCAAACtgcgaaagagaaaagaagactGA
- the tow gene encoding target of wingless isoform X1, which produces MGCGQSKIGNIYPKNKKNKNNNGKKNGDSVGSASVEQKNGNGNAKNNKTNNNGVEVNRNEEQNGSGEIKGQAKKKSNAPGSGPLLQQAEISTSQLDFFKMLDEKIENGPDYDESLDTTARAERVSSLLRQWELASVTWSSVSDLNSTSLSCTTKNRNSGLNLSRQSLTAKDREGMRNIVGGRPESAPIYVRNANRVDGLQETHCPSPNMPRHVLESITQSPTQSLKNVTPPGSSPTSLMRYHQDSYKDSCNANHPSAKTVNVHYAATQNPINGEYVSQQALYREQYLQQTGIINVPSQYSTSSPGGNVLRNNPYMQQYQITNPQHFTTSRKRGFNAAQMT; this is translated from the exons ATGGGTTGTGGACAGAGCAAAATCGGTAACATCTATccgaagaataagaagaacaagaacaacaatgGCAAGAAGAACGGTGATTCTGTGG GCTCTGCGTCCGTGGAGCAGAAGAATGGAAACGGTAAcgcgaaaaataataaaacaaacaatAACGGGGTCGAGGTGAATCGAAACGAAGAGCAGAACGGTTCTGGCGAGATAAAGGGTCAAGCCAAGAAAAAGTCGAACGCACCTGGAAGCGGTCCTCTGTTGCAACAGGC AGAGATATCCACCAGTCAGCTTGACTTCTTCAAGATGTTAGACGAGAAGATCGAGAAT GGTCCTGATTACGACGAAAGTTTGGACACGACTGCGAGAGCCGAACGAGTATCTAGCCTTCTTCGTCAATGGGAGCTTGCCAGCGTAACCTGGTCCAGCGTGTCCGATCTAAACAGCACCTCTCTCTCTTGCACAACAAAGAATCGTAATTCTGGATTGAACTTGTCCCGTCAGAGTTTGACTGCTAAAGATAGAGAAGGTATGAGAAATATAGTCGGTGGTAGACCGGAGAGTGCTCCGATTTACGTGAGAAACGCGAATCGCGTAGACGGCCTCCAAGAGACTCATTGCCCCTCGCCGAACATGCCGAGGCACGTGTTGGAGTCCATCACCCAAAGTCCCACTCAAAGTTTGAAGAACGTCACTCCACCAGGCTCCTCTCCTACCAGTTTGATGCGTTATCATCAAGACAGCTACAAGGATAGCTGCAACGCCAATCATCCATCCGCCAAGACCGTAAATGTTCACTATGCTGCTACTCAGAATCCCATTAACGGAGAATACGTGAGCCAGCAGGCCCTCTATCGCGAACAGTATTTACAACAAACCGGAATCATTAACGTACCCTCGCAATATTCGACTAGCTCGCCCGGTGGCAACGTTCTCAGGAACAATCCGTATATGCAACAGTATCAGATCACAAACCCTCAACATTTTACCACCTCTAGGAAACGAGGCTTCAACGCCGCTCAAATGACGTGA
- the tow gene encoding target of wingless isoform X2 has product MWLKVLRQNISHLARRTKGSASVEQKNGNGNAKNNKTNNNGVEVNRNEEQNGSGEIKGQAKKKSNAPGSGPLLQQAEISTSQLDFFKMLDEKIENGPDYDESLDTTARAERVSSLLRQWELASVTWSSVSDLNSTSLSCTTKNRNSGLNLSRQSLTAKDREGMRNIVGGRPESAPIYVRNANRVDGLQETHCPSPNMPRHVLESITQSPTQSLKNVTPPGSSPTSLMRYHQDSYKDSCNANHPSAKTVNVHYAATQNPINGEYVSQQALYREQYLQQTGIINVPSQYSTSSPGGNVLRNNPYMQQYQITNPQHFTTSRKRGFNAAQMT; this is encoded by the exons ATGTGGCTGAAAGTGCTCAGACAAAACATATCACACTTAGCCCGTAGAACGAAGG GCTCTGCGTCCGTGGAGCAGAAGAATGGAAACGGTAAcgcgaaaaataataaaacaaacaatAACGGGGTCGAGGTGAATCGAAACGAAGAGCAGAACGGTTCTGGCGAGATAAAGGGTCAAGCCAAGAAAAAGTCGAACGCACCTGGAAGCGGTCCTCTGTTGCAACAGGC AGAGATATCCACCAGTCAGCTTGACTTCTTCAAGATGTTAGACGAGAAGATCGAGAAT GGTCCTGATTACGACGAAAGTTTGGACACGACTGCGAGAGCCGAACGAGTATCTAGCCTTCTTCGTCAATGGGAGCTTGCCAGCGTAACCTGGTCCAGCGTGTCCGATCTAAACAGCACCTCTCTCTCTTGCACAACAAAGAATCGTAATTCTGGATTGAACTTGTCCCGTCAGAGTTTGACTGCTAAAGATAGAGAAGGTATGAGAAATATAGTCGGTGGTAGACCGGAGAGTGCTCCGATTTACGTGAGAAACGCGAATCGCGTAGACGGCCTCCAAGAGACTCATTGCCCCTCGCCGAACATGCCGAGGCACGTGTTGGAGTCCATCACCCAAAGTCCCACTCAAAGTTTGAAGAACGTCACTCCACCAGGCTCCTCTCCTACCAGTTTGATGCGTTATCATCAAGACAGCTACAAGGATAGCTGCAACGCCAATCATCCATCCGCCAAGACCGTAAATGTTCACTATGCTGCTACTCAGAATCCCATTAACGGAGAATACGTGAGCCAGCAGGCCCTCTATCGCGAACAGTATTTACAACAAACCGGAATCATTAACGTACCCTCGCAATATTCGACTAGCTCGCCCGGTGGCAACGTTCTCAGGAACAATCCGTATATGCAACAGTATCAGATCACAAACCCTCAACATTTTACCACCTCTAGGAAACGAGGCTTCAACGCCGCTCAAATGACGTGA